The following coding sequences are from one Anopheles bellator chromosome X, idAnoBellAS_SP24_06.2, whole genome shotgun sequence window:
- the LOC131214086 gene encoding protein kibra, which produces MPKRSSNADLPLGWEVNTDYDGKIYFIDHINKKTTWIDPRDKHTKPETFADCIGNELPFGWEESYDPQIGTYYINHNTQSTQLEDPRLQWKSKQDEMLREYLCSAQDTLEAKKEILNVKTQRLHLAQEEYNHLNALAASRTSICSSTSSCTKFDPELLRADLAIAKERVFRLKKELSRIQKEMRSTQKGVDTLASVEQKLNSHVNGCYNISEAQAIMEEVKKIQKSLITGEREKKELMKSLAQVKDDLTRLQLRQESPDASTFNLAQDRICAASQTDLSCDNFPMGAREMAKMRQRYDEWRRRVKEIQEKLAALEEKIRPGELESDQDRLLLFQEKKQLLLEYRSITPKSRSQSEMKRIQSVCRQLESDLNMAYEESNQCIANRLKLHEEKQALLQQLLEALKEFTHLENQLKSLSASTLSISSSSSLGSLSTASSKGSLSGLSFTDIYGDPLSSEPQIDMVDINRRVQRLFHPSSDVSLSPRSSLSAETPPASPMKLDCEGGSNGGGGVGASAHVSGHVAAISKQCGVIPAHSYLGGGVPEYSFDRQRLEEQLQDLKIRQLGMAPLSPIYEKPPYLDIAPTMLLSRSSSTSNTRSVSTTVSDESVAGDSGVFEASRALLPNRDCAQVQIGIRYTAGDSTLCITIEKGRNLTALSLPEDCQLFIRAILLPPGAAATAASHFIRTDTVTDFTRPLFKTMLVLQLPLEKVYTKSLHVKVMVQVGQWEDWVGSAQVSLAEFSPTDASSKWYNIISRQSMSESELLDGRVIGGMIKEESSDESTIISSSQTSTLTRNQGQDELQAVLELTYDELLRDEEANEEDDEEEGDEEDDEDCDEVIYGEDDEGSELRDAGSIECRRAMFLDTSTNGVKENEESEPIQDAGDSVGGPSVEATDRMIQEYMNSVKEAGKGGSRRAEEQDEVVVLEEAMTAIELADKETNTECAFLPERNRRRFNDPAYRASTTTIEEGSVVDDRLVKRSQTFSPSAVASKTRYICRLNRSDSDSAMHFNNPVTPHPFKRGSVERRSLRYHNRVSKIYHKMHPAVPRTSLDLELDLKAQQTKLETLTDEISRLRELKYRLEQARDNNDVKVAAWALENEDFLRLVKNVNAVTPEERQLAKLLMKTSKEIYKLRKTKVGKGKLDSISFKEKMAFFTRRGVSVPELPTEIFHQNGEVHGVETMSTGVGCGGETKPGSSKPLLGTSAPPTPRQRECLPTDTDRAGGGGGSDESEGDRTYGVQV; this is translated from the exons GCACACGAAACCGGAAACGTTCGCTGACTGCATTGGCAACGAATTACCGTTCGGATGGGAGGAGAGCTACGATCCACAGATCGGTACCTACTACATCAACCACAACACACAGTCGACGCAGCTCGAAGATCCGCGCCTGCAGTGGAAGAGCAAGCAGGATGAGATGCTGCGGGAGTACCTCTGTTCGGCACAGGACACGCTGGAGGCAAAGAAAGAGATCCTGAACGTGAAGACACAGCGGCTGCATTTGGCGCAGGAGGAATATAACCACCTGAATGCTCTCGCGGCGAGCCGTACTAGCA TCTGCTCATCGACAAGCTCGTGCACCAAGTTTGACCCGGAGCTGCTGCGAGCCGATCTGGCTATTGCGAAGGAGCGTGTCTTTCGGCTGAAAAAAGAACTATCTCGAATACAGAAGGAGATGCGCAGCACACAAAAGGGTGTGGATACGCTGGCAAG CGTGGAGCAGAAGCTGAACTCGCACGTAAACGGTTGCTACAACATCAGCGAGGCGCAGGCCATCATGGAGGAGGTgaagaaaattcaaaagtcACTGATCACCGGCGAGCGTGAAAAGAAGGAGCTGATGAAGAGCCTGGCGCAGGTCAAGGACGATTTGACGCGTTTGCAGCTACGCCAGGAGAGTCCGGATGCGTCCACCTTCAACCTGGCGCAGGACCGTATCTGCGCTGCGTCGCAAACCGACCTGTCGTGCGACAACTTTCCGATGGGGGCACGCGAAATGGCGAAGATGCGCCAGCGGTACGATGAGTGGCGACGCCGTGTGAAGGAGATCCAGGAGAAGCTGGCGGCGCTCGAGGAAAAGATACGACCGGGCGAGCTCGAGTCGGACCAGGACCGCTTGTTACTGTTCCAGGAGAAGAAGCAATTGCTGCTCGAATACCGAAGCATCACACCCAAATCGCGCTCGCAGTCGGAGATGAAGCGCATCCAGAGCGTGTGCCGGCAGCTCGAGTCGGATCTGAACATGGCGTACGAAGAGTCCAACCAGTGCATCGCTAACCGTCTAAAGCTGCACGAGGAGAAGCAAGCTCTGTTGCAGCAGCTACTCGAAGCACTCAAGGAGTTTACGCACCTTGAGAACCAGCTGAAATCGTTGTCGGCCAGCACACtctcgatcagcagcagctcgagccTGGGTTCGCTTTCGACGGCCTCGAGCAAGGGATCGCTGAGTGGGCTCAGCTTTACCGACATCTACGGCGATCCGCTGTCGTCCGAACCACAGATCGACATGGTCGACATAAATCGGCGCGTGCAGCGGCTATTCCATCCGAGCTCGGACGTCTCCCTGTCGCCGCGTAGCAGCCTGTCGGCGGAAACACCACCAGCCTCACCAATGAAGCTAGATTGTGAAGGTGGTAGTAACGGGGGTGGAGGAGTGGGCGCTAGCGCCCATGTGTCCGGTCACGTTGCGGCCATCAGCAAACAGTGTGGCGTGATCCCGGCACACAGCTATCTCGGCGGCGGGGTGCCAGAATACAGTTTCGATCGGCAGCGGCTCGAAGAGCAGCTGCAGGATTTAAAGATTCGCCAGCTCGGCATGGCGCCCCTATCGCCGATCTACGAGAAGCCACCGTACTTGGACATTGCGCCAACCATGCTCCTAagccgttcgtcttccacctcGAATACGCGCTCCGTCTCGACGACGGTGAGCGATgagtcggtggccggcgactCCGGTGTGTTCGAGGCGTCCCGGGCACTGCTGCCGAACCGAGACTGCGCTCAGGTGCAGATCGGTATTCGCTACACGGCCGGCGACAGCACGCTGTGCATCACCATCGAGAAGGGCCGTAACCTGACCGCACTCTCGCTGCCCGAGGACTGTCAACTATTTATCCGCGCGATACTGTTGCCGCCGGGTGCGGCCGCGACCGCTGCCTCCCATTTTATCCGCACCGACACGGTAACCGATTTCACGCGACCGCTCTTCAAGACGATGCTGGTGTTGCAGTTGCCCCTCGAGAAGGTATACACAAAGTCGCTGCATGTCAAGGTGATGGTACAGGTCGGCCAATGGGAGGACTGGGTTGGCAGTGCGCAGGTTAGTCTGGCTGAGTTCAGCCCGACTGATGCGTCCAGTAAGTGGTACAACATTATCAGCCGGCAGTCGATGAGCGAGTCCGAGCTGCTCGATGGACGAGTAATTGGCG GGATGATCAAAGAGGAATCGTCCGACGAGTCAACCATCATCTCTTCGTCACAAACATCGACCTTAACGCGCAACCAAGGCCAGGACGAGTTGCAGGCCGTCCTGGAGCTCACGTATGACGAGCTGTTGCGAGATGAAGAGGCAaacgaagaggacgatgaagaagaaggggacgaagaggacgacgaggactgCGATGAAGTGATCTACGGAGAAGACGATGAAGGTAGTGAACTGAGAGATGCAGGTAGTATTGAGTGTAGGAGAGCAATGTTTCTCGATACCTCAACCAACGGAGTCAAAGAGAACGAAGAGAGCGAACCAATACAAGATGCAGGCGATAGTGTTGGTGGACCAAGCGTAG AAGCTACTGACCGAATGATACAGGAATACATGAATAGCGTGAAGGAGGCTGGGAAAGGTGGCAGCCGTCGTGCGGAGGAGCAAGATGAAGTGGTAGTATTGGAGGAAGCGATGACGGCCATCGAGCTGGCCGACAAGGAAACGAACACTGAGTGTGCCTTTCTGCCGGAACGAAACCGGCGACGGTTTAACGATCCGGCTTATCGCGcctcaaccaccaccatcgaagAGGGTTCGGTTGTCGATGATCGGTTGGTGAAACGATCGCAAACTTTTTCACCAAG tgcCGTAGCTAGTAAAACCAGATACATCTGCCGGTTGAACCGGAGCGACTCGGACTCCGCCATGCACTTCAACAACCCAGTGACGCCGCACCCTTTCAAGCGAGGTTCGGTTGAACGGCGTTCTTTGCGCTACCACAACCGCGTCTCGAAAATCTACCACA aaATGCATCCGGCTGTACCGCGTACCAGTCTCGACCTGGAGCTCGATCTGAAAGCACAGCAAACGAAACTGGAGACGCTGACAGACGAGATCAGTCGATTGCGCGAGCTGAAGTACCGGCTAGAGCAAGCGCGTGACAATAACGACGTGAAAGTTGCTGCCTGGGCACTTGAAAACGAGGACTTTCTACGGCTGGTTAAGAATGTAAACGCGGTAACACCCGAGGAGCGACAGCTCGCCAAGTTGCTGATGAAAACCTCGAAAGAAATCTACAAGTTGCGCAAGACGAAAGTCGGCAAGGGAAAACTCGATTCGATATCGTTTAA GGAAAAGATGGCATTCTTCACACGACGCGGTGTATCCGTTCCAGAGTTGCCTACGGAGATCTTCCACCAAAACGGGGAAGTGCATGGCGTGGAGACGATGAGCACCGGTGTAGGGTGCGGCGGCGAAACAAAGCCTGGTAGTAGCAAACCATTGTTAGGAACTTCGGCCCCTCCAACGCCCCGACAACGGGAATGCTTGCCCACGGATACGgaccgtgctggtggtggcggcgggtcaGACGAGTCTGAAGGAG ATCGGACATACGGCGTACAAGTTTGA